In a single window of the Nilaparvata lugens isolate BPH chromosome 1, ASM1435652v1, whole genome shotgun sequence genome:
- the LOC111062071 gene encoding uncharacterized protein LOC111062071 — protein sequence MHHDMKVNAENENKPELIEFYNLTKGGVDCLDQKCAIFSVGRRSRRWPQVLWFGLLNISGVNAHVILNSVDLQTKLDRRNFLKNLGLDLCQPHLKRRSQLSSLPRELGMTVQRIVEARLPPEERPLPAALPPEERPGPAALPQEEPHRPAQNQPPPKRRSCSICPRKRDQKHPTECEKCLQAVCKAHSTVHIMCHDCIDN from the coding sequence ATGCATCATGACATGAAAGTAAATGCAGAAAATGAAAACAAGCCAGAGTTGATTGAGTTCTATAACTTAACAAAAGGAGGTGTGGATTGCTTGGATCAGAAATGTGCCATTTTCTCTGTTGGAAGAAGAAGTCGTCGCTGGCCCCAAGTACTGTGGTTTGGTCTCTTGAATATCAGTGGAGTAAATGCGCATGTTATTCTCAACTCAGTTGACCTGCAAACTAAACTAGATCGAagaaactttttgaaaaatctaggaCTTGACCTTTGTCAGCCTCACCTAAAACGAAGATCTCAGCTTAGCAGTCTACCACGTGAACTGGGGATGACAGTTCAAAGGATTGTTGAGGCACGACTTCCACCAGAAGAACGACCATTGCCTGCTGCTCTTCCACCAGAAGAACGACCAGGCCCTGCTGCTCTTCCACAAGAAGAACCCCATAGACCTGCGCAGAACCAACCACCACCAAAGAGACGCAGTTGCAGTATCTGCCCGAGAAAGAGGGACCAGAAGCACCCAACTGAATGCGAAAAATGCTTACAAGCTGTCTGCAAGGCCCACAGCACTGTGCACATTATGTGCCACGACTGCATAGACAACTAA